Proteins from a single region of Trichoderma asperellum chromosome 3, complete sequence:
- a CDS encoding uncharacterized protein (EggNog:ENOG41) — translation MAVDGHPFRWRVAQGLLSMVSEYLPRLQADFPHSIEVSATSSWLPTVQFLRTDVEDELHRLIVEDVAAGKAPFLYREGIADEDTRTAIKRVLSEKTLDKEAFKKAVNSFSRPESAEITLLTVRGLVTCKILVLCLAKRWNVQYGLHPHRPPVAVPYMAKGVPSELSEYGHPDVAIMLTCLSFYSAGLSFAQFREAIKHVLDSEDAAFEYEKLTSGSILPPSLQHWNFINLDNESQMKLLWEHLLRTQVVTDYYMNNFVFPLHARQYTIKLQASAWDIPQDTKPETTRRARTTGFSGTNDNRYLLPMTIQQEDLPDLLQTNAEVLSYLLQPRNRRYAVMVDRNRRRLSERNMLAELSKRDIMVLIDAGAYILEMGNRDLARLWLEVDKKKKSDAAVYFRADNSAWVTFRDPAKRDAPLLATRLANDLKDCIVYFDEAHTRGVDLKLPADARAALTLALKQTKDNTMQAAMRLRQLRTTQSVTFFAPPEVDMSIRDICGRRFPIKSRIESPHVIFWLLEQTCRANEDLHPLFRAQGTDFCRRANAVLQYPDFLTSKSSESSLVKVLQQQEHQTLEQLYSGSSHDPLQGLGGMSSSRLQGFVDKLSQHDSTDAWQQDAFGEVEQERELEVQLETQRHTERPVHYEAFHFPGLSSTILSFLETGELDIAAGEVDHAFDYIGQTETGKKHRICSTGSRFFVSREFGRTIVLYQKNQNVGDRFLRPVEWILWSVSTQTALIIIPEEVELLIPRLRHVGIESDVHLIAYAPPITRAMTPFNRLDYYTLPPIPTNTEFPSWFKVELGILAGRLYTDYEEWNLVNAYMMASQADTPISSAFLLEWLGVRCRANDVLHTPIGSICLGRTPAKDHPFFARNTHVATTILTAFPEDEGAEELENEEWVETEEEDWAEDADDKE, via the exons ATGGCAGTCGACGGACATCCATTTCGATGGCGGGTTGCACAGGGTCTTCTATCTATGGTGTCCGAGTATTTGCCGCGACTACAGGCAGACTTTCCACATAGTATAGAGGTATCGGCAACATCTAGCTGGCTTCCTACTGTTCAATTTCTACGAACTGATGTCGAAGATGAGCTTCACCGGCTCATAGTAGAAGATGTCGCTGCCGGCAAAGCTCCTTTTCTCTACAGAGAGGGAATAGCTGATGAAGACACGCGAACAGCTATCAAGCGGGTGCTTTCTGAGAAGACCCTTGATAAAGAGGCGTTCAAGAAAGCAGTCAATTCTTTCTCGCGCCCTGAGAGCGCAGAAATAACACTACTCACTGTTCGAGGGTTAGTTACCTGCAAGATATTAGTGCTCTGCCTAGCAAAGCGATGGAATGTGCAATACGGCCTACATCCACACCGGCCTCCCGTCGCAGTCCCCTATATGGCTAAAGGCGTACCTTCGGAGTTATCCGAGTACGGCCATCCGGATGTTGCCATCATGTTGACATGCCTAAGCTTTTACTCGGCTGGACTGTCATTTGCGCAGTTCCGAGAAGCCATAAAGCATGTATTGGATTCAGAAGACGCAGCATTTGAGTATGAGAAGTTGACTTCGGGATCAATTTTACCCCCTTCTCTACAGCATTGGaactttataaatctagACAATGAGTCTCAGATGAAGCTTCTTTGGGAACACCTGTTGCGAACCCAAGTTGTCACTGACTATTACATGAACAATTTCGTCTTCCCACTCCACGCGCGgcaatatactataaaattgcAAGCTTCTGCGTGGGATATTCCTCAGGATACCAAACCAGAAACAACTCGCCGTGCACGAACGACAGGTTTCAGTGGCACCAATGATAACAGGTATTTACTACCGATGACAATTCAGCAAGAAGATCTCCCCGATCTCCTTCAGACAAATGCTGAGGTCTTATCGtatctgctgcagcctcgcAACAGGAGATATGCTGTCATGGTGGACCGCAACCGGCGACGTCTCAGTGAGCGTAACATGCTGGCAGAGCTATCAAAGCGAGATATCATGGTTCTAATAGATGCTGGTGCATATATCCTTGAGATGGGAAACCGGGACTTGGCTAGGCTGTGGCTTGAAgtcgacaagaagaagaagtcggaCGCAGCTGTTTACTTTCGTGCTGACAACAGTGCTTGGGTTACCTTCAGAGATCCGGCGAAGCGAGATGCACCGCTGCTGGCCACACGGCTAGCGAATGACCTGAAAGATTGCATCGTCTATTTCGATGAGGCTCATACCAGAGGAGTTGACCTCAAATTACCAGCAGATGCACGGGCGGCACTAACTCTAGCACTCAAGCAGACGAAAGACAACACAATGCAAG CGGCCATGCGCCTTAGACAACTACGTACAACTCAGTCCGTGACCTTCTTCGCCCCGCCAGAAGTCGATATGAGCATCAGGGATATTTGCGGCCGGCGTTTTCCTATTAAAAGCCGCATAGAGTCTCCTCACGTCATCTTCTGGCTTCTAGAGCAAACCTGTAGGGCAAATGAAGACTTACATCCTCTATTCCGGGCTCAGGGTACCGATTTCTGCCGGCGTGCAAATGCAGTCCTGCAATATCCCGACTTTCTTACTTCAAAGTCTTCTGAATCTAGCCTAGTCAAAGTATTGCAACAGCAAGAGCATCAGACTCTGGAGCAGCTATACAGCGGCTCATCTCACGACCCATTACAAGGCCTTGGGGGAATGAGCTCATCTCGCCTTCAAGGATTTGTAGACAAGCTATCTCAACACGATAGTACAGACGCTTGGCAACAAGATGCATTTGGAGAGGTGGAGCAAGAACGTGAGCTTGAAGTACAGCTTGAGACACAACGTCATACAGAAAGACCCGTTCACTACGAGGCATTCCACTTTCCAGGTCTGAGCTCAACTATCTTGAGCTTCTTAGAGACCGGGGAACTAGATATTGCCGCTGGAGAAGTCGATCATGCTTTTGACTACATTGGCCAGACGGAAACTGGCAAAAAGCACCGGATTTGTAGCACTGGATCGAGATTCTTTGTCTCAAGAGAATTTGGTCGGACAATTGTGCTCTAtcaaaaaaatcaaaatgtGGGCGATCGGTTCCTA CGTCCCGTAGAATGGATTCTCTGGAGCGTTTCAACTCAGACCGCCCTAATCATCATTCCCGAAGAGGTTGAGCTGCTTATTCCGAGGCTTCGGCATGTCGGTATCGAATCAGATGTACACCTAATTGCCTATGCTCCTCCTATTACACGAGCTATGACGCCTTTTAATCGGCTTGATTATTATACATTGCCCCCAATTCCCACCAACACTGAGTTCCCTTCATGGTTCAAAGTGGAGCTTGGCATTTTGGCAGGCCGCCTCTACACGGACTACGAAGAGTGGAATCTCGTAAACGCCTATATGATGGCTTCTCAAGCAGATACTCCAATTAGCTCTGCGTTTTTGTTGGAATGGCTTGGTGTCCGCTGCCGGGCAAACGATGTACTTCACACTCCGATTGGGTCCATCTGTCTTGGCAGGACCCCAGCTAAAGATCACCCGTTTTTTGCACGAAATACGCATGTAGCGACTACGATTCTCACAGCCTTTCCAGAGGATGAAGGCGCTGAAGAGCTAGAGAATGAAGAATGGGTAGAgacagaggaggaagattgGGCGGAGGATGCGGATGATAAGGAATGA
- a CDS encoding uncharacterized protein (EggNog:ENOG41), with the protein MALLRSVLDHAVLPPNVPGKREKEESYEEISDDLLTRLQRACKQAEGLAGQPFSNAICSLSESLQACRELNRGRLDKETMLRYFAQIKPQDVLILYVIEQNAAILIRHETNENGQDSIIIESFETSPTTEHVLAADNALQWDFPGRSVRLSLAEFNDKNLQEALASFLERASMESIHSLQAQARKAGRAVSELRDTSDPALITQMLMAILEAIGDFAAVPTLRKRIRDDVNLLEAASLPWRRLPFWLVLRVAAQRQLSISLGQSGRACYKLLMSIFFANLLQDATTSLLATVEDGVKNIRLINEVNKLEPEPELVVTLRTKLCRRMIKIDREKTHLQTHKDAFESFFNNAAPTIKSSIEFANSSVESLWNDIKKETERSIRRLPQRVPEKSLRLSLMNSRDHLDKLLADKQAPQPLSNVSSDLPRHLVEQIGETHNFFNRIYVLSQLEQKIELDSRLASSTVDGSESHCQRLADQIHKVFQEIGKAYDGDPILQSSKALAIFELWMRMDKSALICCPLLGNYRPVFKPELLDVLQLPSLSDMKRLLAIQDYLDNRHAKAQHGHILEDSYTVSFAKQYVKQSEQMKKDMATIEDAAQANREAKIENWEKVTSEYEERTQNINTTGCSCTFKHGVRNIQGCTRCWHWRCRNRLRVQHHEDFLPDGEAKKCQIVFELLIPKYLSAYRNATWKILRDLAHPGRLRSKPPFTSLASCPLLSNFMTADGTNISLASRKKCFIETHYSFSEGLVPMNKIILPFAADFRLYDHGAKMWASDLAKVPTLYHICGIRVPRGLSSTVLIPQQHPAEDVDGPSSYETQANITRCPSTMSLAEFSTYQKLLAGKSRRWLKILVELGSSNLDFSSEDTTSLLTQLTVQAGPRLLGDSGALRKVHSIMTDAHFTRGLKEQIKNRLNSIRTNWRESSGMELLISLSLRAFSLLPDGKMRSEFEHLLKLARATALEWINASQEESRKAQDKKDAHRISIYSLKAALLCRRTFEIYIRHETALFSTDLSSWIRASMALQETQVVGINSLPDLVKTMFIHDAKMTFRLSSLIHNAVEAHSKIIGEAIDINWQNSTNSTAQSESWTFLPYPHENWIRFVVDENFERFQSKQVFHLHILEGHYLVNGKRRGSLPPAMLNDPTIQLLFGDHSLYVYPSSMCGMDYRLDRCFQDQIIHFAQRQSRVVVRAQKGDVIYEFIPSAIFNLHNPMTFDLPMSLVDSCYHWLDLQTGILEIRRHNSAWWSRPRDWRLDFFKGTATRGGNVNLVDPRSAEFQQVASIFRHFETPQKLTVFQPVARRGTLSVELRHLDLEFCVNDIGLLDCRQLKASIDLNQDAGTWYGLASKIVLRDMQDETKRSIIVPNGKLTWARHHSGIHVCSFSKDSDGYFRFDIDEALGRLSAPAEPILLYKKALYHAVTSFCIPDPLTGVTGTEEAIRILKSGTAQPWSPTSSPNLQEFISLLPQRDYYPADLRRLQRVEWNKSLTVTIQSDQFETLIRKIEEKAAKLAKFSQGTEIHTMPSRKETQLRLRAITRRSLYERTNEDIAYLRQSDKIYVPRDRSLDANSSKVYRIANMIHSGSPHIEIKRSLQEILETWDYIDGFHNSSLLSTEPLLKQMDDPINQRFGSLINFCCDEKNVFSSIFQLSLILFRPKADMDVINFLTAFCCIKELRDLERPMYSDFSRFKDRGPPTIEILQKFIAEGFIPCPSVSNNGKEQQRTEESHEKECESQGKLFAKALLKLWPKLPSSPSPSEVHILPHINISTALHTIQPDWDRRRQNDLLAAYIGQVDNIILQYQGLFNSSSYFSKKPGQWQPRNFNLLSANYQEPVPSVSQDLVIKAGPELLRIDSHFKSTKPKSQTSKLQQAPLELVELGQILDSFSNSANTLRHNYSGDLLRSLEALEQNNHIRGADSLDFIPDIMEITYAIEDTQVAASTYLQLIKTALWSSDTRFTWLALGDLLPCKTPIEMLELLQSRANHHFGIGMKEALIHYGCAIAEIQRLNRLRTAILCGDQRAMYEELHNVGHENWDPAQEDSDWLLLEIDSNMLIRTDQVDVARAIINPTSGENSVLQMNMGRGKP; encoded by the exons ATGGCTCTCCTTCGATCTGTCCTGGATCACGCCGTATTACCCCCAAACGTGCctgggaaaagagaaaaagaagagagttATGAGGAAATATCCGACGATCTTCTCACCAGATTGCAGCGAGCTTGCAAACAGGCGGAAGGCCTGGCAGGTCAGCCTTTCTCTAATGCTATCTGCTCCTTGAGCGAATCACTTCAAGCATGCCGCGAGTTGAATCGTGGAAGACTCGACAAAGAAACTATGCTGCGATACTTTGCGCAAATCAAGCCACAGGATGTTCTGATCCTCTATGTGATTGAACAAAACGCCGCCATCCTCATAAGGCATGAGACCAATGA GAACGGGCAAGACTCAATTATCATAGAGTCTTTCGAAACATCTCCGACGACTGAACACGTACTTGCTGCCGATAATGCCCTTCAATGGGATTTCCCAGGACGCTCTGTCCGTTTGTCTCTTGCAGAGTTCAATGATAAGAACCTTCAGGAAGCGCTTGCATCATTTCTCGAGCGAGCTAGCATGGAGTCAATTCATAGcctccaagctcaagctcgaAAGGCTGGGAGAGCCGTGTCAGAGCTTCGAGACACGTCCGATCCGGCTTTGATAACGCAGATGCTAATGGCTATCCTTGAGGCTATCGGCGACTTTGCTGCAGTTCCAACTCTCAGAAAGAGAATTAGAGACGATGTTAACCTCTTAGAGGCGGCATCATTGCCATGGAGAAGACTCCCTTTCTGGCTGGTCTTGAGGGTTGCAGCCCAAAGACAGCTTAGTATTTCTCTTGGTCAAAGTGGACGAGCTTGTTACAAGTTATTAATGAGTATTTTCTTTGCCAATTTACTCCAAGACGCTACCACATCACTGCTTGCCACCGTGGAAGATGGAGTCAAAAATATTCGTCTCATCAATGAGGTCAATAAGCttgagcctgagcctgagctgGTCGTCACTCTTCGAACAAAGCTATGTCGTCGAATGATCAAGATTGACCGGGAGAAAACTCACCTACAAACGCACAAAGACGCCTTTGAGAGTTTCTTCAACAACGCTGCGCCGACAATTAAAAGTTCAATTGAATTTGCAAACAGCTCTGTCGAATCTCTATGGAAtgatataaagaaagaaacagaacGATCCATCAGACGACTTCCCCAACGAGTGCCTGAAAAGTCTTTGCGGTTGTCACTGATGAATAGCCGCGATCACCTCGACAAGCTTTTGGCTGACAAGCAAGCTCCTCAGCCCCTAAGCAATGTGTCATCGGATCTTCCCCGGCATTTGGTTGAGCAAATTGGGGAAACTCATAATTTTTTCAATCGAATATACGTATTAAGTCAGCTGGAGCAGAAAATTGAGCTCGATAGTCGGCTTGCCTCGAGCACTGTCGACGGTAGTGAAAGTCACTGCCAGAGACTTGCTGACCAAATTCACAAGGTCTTTCAGGAGATTGGAAAAGCCTATGATGGCGACCCAATTCTTCAGAGTTCCAAGGCGCTCGCGATATTTGAACTCTGGATGCGGATGGACAAATCTGCCCTCATATGCTGTCCTCTGTTGGGCAACTATCGCCCGGTCTTCAAGCCTGAACTCCTCGATGTCCTTCAACTGCCCTCCCTGTCTGATATGAAGCGACTCTTGGCAATTCAGGATTATCTTGATAATCGCCACGCAAAAGCTCAACATGGCCACATTCTTGAAGATTCGTATACGGTCAGTTTCGCCAAACAATATGTGAAGCAATcagagcagatgaagaaagatATGGCAACTATCGAAGACGCAGCGCAGGCAAACCGTGAAGCTAAGATTGAAAATTGGGAAAAGGTTACATCTGAGTATGAAGAACGTACTCAAAATATTAATACAACGGGTTGTTCCTGCACATTTAAACATGGTGTTCGAAATATTCAAGGCTGCACGAGATGCTGGCACTGGAGGTGCCGTAATCGGCTCCGAGTGCAACACCACGAAGATTTTCTTCCAGATGGCGAAGCCAAAAAGTGTCAAATCGTTTTTGAATTGCTAATTCCCAAATATCTGTCTGCTTACCGCAATGCAACATGGAAGATCCTCAGAGATTTAGCGCACCCTGGCCGCCTGCGATCAAAACCACCTTTTACTTCGTTAGCTTCATGTCCCCTACTGTCGAACTTTATGACGGCAGATGGCACGAATATTTCGCTCGCATCACGAAAGAAATGCTTCATAGAAACACATTACAGTTTCAGTGAGGGATTGGTGCCGATGAATAAAATCATCTTGCCGTTTGCAGCAGACTTTCGTTTATACGACCATGGGGCCAAAATGTGGGCGAGCGATCTTGCTAAAGTTCCCACGCTGTATCATATTTGCGGAATTCGAGTTCCAAGAGGACTTTCCAGCACCGTTTTGATACCACAACAACATCCAGCTGAGGATGTTGACGGTCCATCCTCTTATGAGACCCAAGCCAATATCACCAGATGCCCATCCACCATGTCTCTGGCAGAATTTTCGACATATCAGAAGCTCCTTGCTGGAAAATCTCGCCGCTGGCTAAAAATCCTTGTGGAACTTGGCTCTTCTAACCTCGATTTCAGCAGTGAAGACACAACCTCTTTGCTTACTCAGTTGACTGTCCAGGCcggtcctcgtcttcttgggGATTCAGGTGCTCTACGTAAAGTGCATTCAATTATGACAGATGCGCATTTTACCAGGGGCCTGAAAGAGCAGATTAAAAATCGGTTGAATTCTATCCGTACAAATTGGAGAGAATCAAGCGGCATGGAACTACTTATCAGCCTGAGTTTGCGAGCTTTCTCTTTACTACCTGATGGCAAAATGCGCAGCGAGTTTGAACATCTTCTCAAATTAGCTAGGGCTACTGCTCTAGAATGGATCAATGCATCTCAAGAAGAATCTAGGAAGGCTCAAGACAAAAAGGATGCTCATAGAATCTCCATTTATAGCCTAAAGGCGGCTTTGCTATGTCGTAGGACTTTCGAGATCTATATTAGACACGAGACGGCGCTTTTTTCAACTGatctttcttcttggattCGAGCTTCAATGGCCCTTCAAGAAACTCAAGTGGTTGGCATCAACAGTCTGCCAGATCTGGTCAAAACCATGTTTATCCATGATGCAAAGATGACTTTTCGCCTTAGCTCTTTGATTCACAATGCAGTTGAAGCTCATTCAAAGATCATTGGAGAGGCTATTGACATTAACTGGCAGAATAGTACCAATAGCACGGCCCAGTCTGAATCATGGACGTTTCTTCCCTATCCACACGAGAATTGGATTCGGTTCGTTGTGGACGAAAATTTTGAGCGCTTTCAAAGCAAACAGGTTTTCCATTTACATATTTTGGAAGGTCATTACCTCGTCAACGGAAAGCGACGAGGGAGTCTCCCGCCAGCTATGCTTAACGATCCCACTATCCAGCTGTTATTCGGAGACCACAGTTTATACGTCTATCCTTCGTCCATGTGCGGTATGGACTATAGACTTGACCGATGTTTTCAAGATCAGATCATTCATTTTGCCCAACGCCAATCTCGGGTCGTTGTACGAGCACAAAAAGGAGATGTAATTTACGAATTCATTCCCAGCGCCATTTTCAATCTACATAACCCCATGACATTTGATCTACCTATGAGTCTAGTAGATTCCTGCTACCATTGGCTAGACCTGCAAACTGGTATTCTGGAAATTCGGCGGCATAATTCAGCTTGGTGGAGCCGGCCTCGCGACTGGAGGTTGGATTTTTTTAAGGGGACAGCAACTCGTGGCGGAAATGTTAACCTAGTTGATCCACGATCTGCTGAGTTTCAACAAGTGGCCAGTATATTCCGACATTTTGAAACGCCACAAAAGCTAACAGTCTTCCAACCGGTAGCACGAAGGGGCACACTCTCAGTTGAACTACGTCATCTAGACCTTGAGTTCTGCGTCAATGATATCGGCTTACTTGACTGCAGGCAGCTCAAAGCATCTATAGACCTCAATCAAGACGCTGGAACATGGTATGGGCTTGCCAGTAAAATCGTGTTACGAGACATGCAAGAcgagacaaagagaagcatAATTGTGCCCAATGGAAAATTGACGTGGGCACGTCACCACAGcggcatacatgtatgctcCTTCTCAAAGGACTCTGATGGGTACTTTCGATTCGACATTGACGAGGCTCTTGGCCGTTTATCTGCACCGGCAGAACCAATTTTGTTATACAAGAAAGCTCTATACCACGCTGTCACATCTTTCTGTATACCGGATCCTCTAACAGGAGTAACCGGAACGGAGGAAGCAATCCGCATTCTGAAATCCGGTACAGCCCAGCCATGGTCACCCACTTCTTCTCCAAACCTTCAGGAATTTATATCTTTGCTCCCTCAGCGAGATTATTATCCTGCAGATCTCAGACGCTTACAGAGGGTAGAATGGAATAAGTCTCTTACGGTGACCATCCAAAGTGACCAATTCGAGACTCTAATTCGAAAAATTGAGGAGAAGGCAGCCAAGCTAGCTAAATTTTCTCAAGGAACGGAAATTCACACGATGCCTTCTAGGAAAGAAACTCAACTACGGCTCCGCGCAATAACTCGTCGCTCGCTATATGAGCGAACAAACGAGGACATTGCATATCTACGGCAATCTGATAAGATATACGTTCCTCGTGATAGATCACTGGATGCCAATAGTAGCAAGGTATACAGAATTGCCAACATGATACACTCAGGATCACCGCATATCGAGATAAAGCGCAGTCTGCAAGAAATTCTTGAAACTTGGGACTATATCGATGGCTTCCATAATAGTTCTTTATTGAGTACAGAACCTCTCCTAAAGCAAATGGATGACCCAATCAACCAACGCTTTGGCTCGCTTATAAACTTCTGTTGTGATGAGAAAAATGTATTCTCGTCAATCTTCCAGCTAAGTTTAATCTTGTTTCGCCCCAAGGCCGATATGGACGTTATCAACTTTTTGACGGCATTTTGCTGTATCAAAGAACTCAGGGACTTAGAGCGTCCAATGTACTCTGATTTTTCGCGCTTCAAAGACCGCGGACCTCCTACAATTGAGATCCTTCAGAAGTTCATTGCCGAAGGATTCATACCGTGCCCCTCGGTGTCTAATAATGGTAAGGAACAGCAGAGAACAGAGGAAAGCCACGAAAAAGAATGTGAGAGCCAAGGGAAATTATTCGCTAAAGCGCTTCTTAAACTTTGGCCTAAACTTCCAAGCAGTCCTAGTCCCAGCGAGGTCCATATCCTGCCCCATATCAATATTTCCACTGCATTACACACTATTCAGCCAGACTGGGATCGTAGACGACAAAATGATCTGTTGGCAGCTTATATTGGTCAAGTTGACAATATTATCTTGCAATATCAAGGTCTATTCAATAGCTCTAGCTACTTCTCAAAGAAACCGGGACAGTGGCAGCCGAGAAACTTCAATCTTCTCAGTGCCAATTATCAAGAACCTGTTCCATCTGTTTCGCAAGATCTTGTGATCAAAGCTGGCCCAGAACTTCTTCGAATCGACAGCCATTTCAAATCTACTAAGCCAAAATCACAAACCAGCAAACTTCAACAAGCGCCACTTGAACTCGTCGAATTAGGCCAAATACTAGATTCCTTTTCTAATTCAGCAAACACCCTGCGTCATAATTATAGTGGCGACCTTCTTCGCAGTTTGGAAGCTTTGGAGCAGAATAACCACATAAGAGGTGCCGATTCGTTGGATTTCATTCCTGATATAATGGAGATAACTTATGCCATCGAAGATACCCAGGTCGCTGCATCCACATATCTGCAATTGATCAAAACTGCACTTTGGTCAAGCGATACTCGATTCACGTGGCTCGCTTTAGGAGATCTTCTGCCATGCAAAACTCCTATTGAGATGCTCGAGCTTTTGCAATCTCGCGCTAATCATCATTTTGGCATTGGCATGAAGGAAGCTCTTATACATTATGGCTGCGCAATTGCAGAAATCCAGAGATTAAACCGTCTGAGAACTGCTATACTTTGTGGTGATCAGCGAGCTATGTATGAAGAGCTTCACAATGTCGGCCATGAGAACTGGGATCCCGCGCAAGAAGATTCTGATTGGCTGCTATTGGAGATTGACAGCAACATGCTGATTCGTACGGATCAAGTTGATGTTGCCCGAGCAATCATTAATCCCACATCGGGCGAGAATAGCGTTCTACAAATGAATATGGGGAGAGGTAAGCCGTGA
- a CDS encoding uncharacterized protein (EggNog:ENOG41~TransMembrane:1 (o12-32i)), with the protein MTTAWGWQISPFSWLTTTALTLLTYAALRIIFNLFLHPLSNIPGPVTWKVSRLPFIWGLLRGTLVHDIERLHRKYGPILRISPNDVTFAHEDATRDILAFRKDRQPFLKDPTWWKANPGMPDSMISIIEPKQHARIRNLLAPGFTQRALKEQEDILHFYVNLLVERIRELVTKEPETGAVIDVVRWFNFTTFDIFGDLGYGESFNCLQDSKYHPWVALLFNSVKAVSFVAAARLYPVVERILFMCIPPSLREMQRNHCQLISDKVNRRMNFELERPDIMSHVIQGAERQRLPQTTVDTTFMVLTIAGSETTATALSGTLNYLVNNTDKLDILKREIRQAFPEENDINLDALRKLPYLNAVINEGLRLCPPVPWIIPRKVPEGGGTVCGTWLPARTSVSIQAYTLNRDPEHFHLATSFIPERWLPDARTNTESPFFHDRLQAVQPFSEGPVSCMGQHLALAEIRLIFSKLLWSFDFEVLEDRKKKWEDMRTFLIVEKKPIEMRAKLRATA; encoded by the exons ATGACGACTGCTTGGGGTTGGCAGATTTCGCCCTTCAGTTGGCTTACTACCACCGCACTAACACTCTTGACT TATGCCGCACTTCgaattatttttaatctatttCTGCATCCTTTATCTAATATCCCAGGTCCAGTTACATGGAAAGTATCTCGCCTGCCTTTCATCTGGGGTCTTCTAAGGGGGACTCTTGTTCATGATATTGAGCGCCTGCACCGCAAGTACGGCCCCATCCTACGAATTTCGCCAAACGATGTCACCTTTGCCCACGAAGATGCCACAAGGGACATATTGGCTTTTCGTAAAGACCGCCAACCATTTTTGAAGGATCCCACCTGGTGGAAAGCCAACCCTGGAATGCCGGACTCCATGATTAGCATCATTGAACCAAAGCAGCATGCACGCATTCGCAATCTCCTGGCGCCTGGATTCACACAGCGCGCCTTGAAGGAGCAAGAAGATATTTTACATTTTTATGTCAATCTTTTAGTAGAGCGCATACGGGAACTCGTGACCAAAGAGCCAGAAACTGGCGCCGTCATCGATGTTGTGCGCTGGTTTAACTTTACCACCTTTGATATCTTTGGAGATCTTGGCTATGGAGAATCATTCAACTGCCTCCAAGATTCCAAGTATCATCCTTGggttgctcttctcttcaataGTGTCAAAGCAGTGTCTTTcgtggcagcagcacgatTATACCCCGTAGTCGAACGCATACTTTTCATGTGTATCCCGCCCTCGTTGAGAGAGATGCAAAGGAACCACTGCCAGCTGATTTCTGACAAGGTGAACAGGCGGATGAACTTTGAGCTTGAGCGACCTGATATTATGTCTCATGTGATACAAGGCGCAGAACGCCAAAGGCTACCGCAAACTACCGTTGATACCACATTTATGGTGCTGACAATCGCCGGCAGTGAGACGACAGCAACAGCGCTTAGTGGCACCCTCAACTATCTTGTCAACAACACAGACAAGCTCGATATTTTGAAAAGAGAAATCCGTCAGGCTTTCCCGGAAGAGAATGACATCAATCTCGACGCCCTACGCAAGCTGCCATATCTTAACGCTGTGATTAACGAAGGACTCAGACTCTGCCCTCCTGTCCCTTGGATCATCCCAAGGAAAGTGCCTGAGGGAGGGGGAACAGTTTGTGGAACATGGCTTCCTGCAAGG ACTTCAGTCTCGATACAGGCATATACGCTGAACCGTGACCCGGAACATTTCCACTTGGCTACGTCATTTATTCCAGAGCGTTGGCTACCTGATGCTCGTACAAATACCGAGTCTCCCTTCTTCCATGACCGGCTACAGGCGGTGCAACCCTTCAGTGAAGGACCAGTTTCTTGCATGGGGCAACACCTGGCGCTGGCAGAAATTCGCCTCATCTTTTCCAAGCTGCTTTGGTCGTTTGACTTTGAGGTACTAGAGGATCGGAAGAAAAAGTGGGAGGATATGAGGACATTTCTTATAGTTGAAAAGAAGCCAATTGAGATGAGAGCGAAACTGAGAGCTACAGCTTAG